Proteins from a genomic interval of Dendropsophus ebraccatus isolate aDenEbr1 chromosome 6, aDenEbr1.pat, whole genome shotgun sequence:
- the LOC138794514 gene encoding uncharacterized protein, with amino-acid sequence MSRRRLEEAILRSKALESSGESVDEGSDDENGRYAELSIRHRIPLTKDSHSIFSLRFSPSSKQLAVGFGNGAIQIVNVDSGELSRTLFSGHRTRQAITSLSYHPKNANILVGAGADGLISFYDIKSDLNVLSLTEQENEIHALDFSMDGRVFATAGKDRHIRLYDSHTNEVLNVLRAPDFLIDDELTLASGHSRRIFALRFHPSEHHVFVTGGWDDSMKVWDKRMAKEARSMITGPHICGPGIDIRNNEILSGSWVAKNALQLWDLRSSGLIQDIAFPASVLQGEFLYAARFCTDHVVLAGGSGTCSARAVNLRTQEVLGEVSLRGKAVQTVDAASGGRAVAVGGVGGNLHIAELC; translated from the exons ATGTCTCGCCGACGCTTGGAGGAAGCCATCCTGAGATCCAAGGCGTTGGAGAGCTCCGGGGAGAGCGTGGATGAGGGATCGGACGATGAGAACGGGAGATATGCTGAGCTGTCTATCAGACACAGGATCCCTCTCACCAAGGACTCGCACAGCATCTTCAGCCTCCGATTCTCACCCAGCAGCAAACAGCTGGCGGTCGGATTTGGGAACGGCGCTATCCAG ATTGTGAATGTGGACAGTGGCGAGCTCAGCAGGACTCTGTTCTCCGGACATCGCACAAGACAAGCGATCACCTCTCTCAGCTACCACCCTAAAAACGCCAACATCCTGGTGGGCGCCGGAGCCGACGGCCTCATCTCCTTCTATGACATCAAATCCGACCTGAATGTTTTATCTCTAACAG agcAAGAAAATGAAATTCATGCTTTGGACTTTAGCATGGACGGCCGGGTGTTTGCCACAGCGGGGAAGGACCGGCACATCCGTCTGTATGATAGTCATACCAATGAG GTCCTGAACGTGTTGCGAGCTCCTGACTTCCTGATCGATGATGAGCTGACACTGGCCAGCGGGCACTCACGCAGGATCTTTGCTCTCAGGTTTCACCCGTCTGAGCACCATGTCTTTGTCACGGGCGGCTGGGATGATTCCATGAAG GTTTGGGACAAGCGGATGGCGAAGGAGGCGCGGAGCATGATCACCGGTCCGCACATCTGTGGCCCAGGGATCGATATTCGG AACAACGAGATCCTGAGCGGCTCCTGGGTGGCGAAAAATGCTCTGCAGCTCTGGGACCTGCGCTCGTCTGGCCTGATACAAGACATTGCATTTCCTGCCTCCGTCCTGCAGGGGGAGTTCCTGTACGCAGCTCGCTTCTGCACTGACCACGTGGTCCTGGCCGGAGGCAGCGGAACGTGCAGCGCCCGCGCCGTCAACCTCAGGACACAAGAG GTTCTCGGAGAGGTGTCACTTCGTGGCAAGGCTGTGCAGACAGTGGACGCTGCCTCCGGTGGTCGAGCTGTGGCAGTGGGCGGAGTGGGAGGCAATCTTCACATTGCCGAACTGTGTTGA